The following are encoded together in the Callithrix jacchus isolate 240 chromosome 19, calJac240_pri, whole genome shotgun sequence genome:
- the ZNF281 gene encoding zinc finger protein 281, with translation MKIGSGFLSGGGGTGSSGGSGSGGGGSGGGGGSSSGRRVEMEPSFPQGMVMFNHRLPPVTSFTRPAGSAAPPPQCVLSSSTSAAPAAEPPPPPAPDMTFKKEPAASAAAFPSQRTSWGFLQSLVSIKQEKPADPEEQQSHHHHHHHHHYGGLFTGAEERSPGLGGGEGGSHGVIQDLSILHQHVQQQPAQHHRDVLLSSSSRTDDHHGNEEPKQDTNVKKAKRPKPESQGIKAKRKPSASSKPSLVGDGEGAILSPSQKPHICDHCSAAFRSSYHLRRHVLIHTGERPFQCSQCSMGFIQKYLLQRHEKIHSREKPFGCDQCSMKFIQKYHMERHKRTHSGEKPYKCDTCQQYFSRTDRLLKHRRTCGEVIVKGATSAEPGSSNHNNLGNLAVLSQGNTSSSRRKTKSKNIAIENKEQKTGKTNESQISNNISMQSYSVEMPTVSSSGGIIGTGIDELQKRVPKLIFKKGSRKNTDKNYLNFVSPLPDIVGQKSLSGKPSGSLGIVSNNSVETIGLLQSTSGKQGQISSNYDDAMQFSKKRRYLPTASSNSAFSINVGHMVSQQSVIQSAGVSVLDSEAPLSLIDSSALNAEIKSCHDKSGIPDEVLQSILDQYSNKSESQKEDPFNITEPRVDLHTSGEHSELVQEENLSPGTQTPSNDKASMLQEYSKYLQQAFEKSTNASFTLGHGFQFVSLSSPLHNHTLFPEKQIYTTSPLECGFGPSVTSVLPSSLPKPPFGMLFGSQPGLYLSALDATHQQLTPSQELDDLIDSQKNLETSSAFQSSSQKLTSQKEQKNLESSTGFQIPSQELASQIDPQKDIEPRTTYQIENFAQAFGSQFKSGSRVPMTFITNSNGEVDHRVRTSVSDFSGYTNMMSDVSEPCSTRVKTPTSQSYR, from the coding sequence ATGAAAATCGGCAGTGGGTTCCTGAGTGGCGGCGGTGGTACCGGCAGTAGCGGTGGTAGCGGCTCCGGCGGCGGCGGtagtggcggcggcggcggcagcagcagcggcagGAGGGTAGAGATGGAACCCTCCTTTCCCCAGGGTATGGTTATGTTCAACCACCGGCTTCCCCCGGTCACCAGCTTCACCCGGCCGGCCGGGTCGGCCGCCCCTCCCCCGCAATGCGTGTTATCCTCCTCTACCTCCGCAGCCCCGGCCGCCGAGCCCCCCCCTCCGCCAGCCCCGGACATGACTTTCAAGAAGGAGCCGGCGGCGTCAGCCGCGGCCTTCCCCTCGCAGAGGACCTCCTGGGGATTCTTGCAGTCTTTGGTTAGCATCAAACAGGAGAAACCCGCGGATCCTGAGGAACAGCAgtcccaccaccaccatcaccaccaccaccactatggGGGGCTGTTCACTGGGGCTGAAGAGAGATCTCCAGGCCTAGGAGGCGGTGAAGGGGGGAGTCACGGCGTCATCCAGGACCTCAGTATTCTCCACCAGCATGTCCAGCAGCAACCAGCCCAGCACCACCGTGATGTATTACTCAGCAGCAGTAGCAGGACTGATGACCACCATGGCAATGAGGAGCCAAAGCAGGACACTAATGTCAAAAAGGCAAAAAGGCCAAAGCCAGAATCTCAGGGAATCAAAGCCAAGAGGAAGCCAAGTGCATCTTCCAAACCTTCTTTGGTTGGAGATGGAGAAGGTGCCATCCTCTCCCCAAGTCAGAAACCTCATATCTGTGATCACTGTAGTGCTGCTTTTCGAAGCTCCTATCACCTGCGGAGACATGTCCTCATTCATACAGGAGAAAGACCTTTCCAGTGCAGCCAGTGTAGTATGGGTTTCATTCAGAAATACCTACTGCAGAGACATGAGAAAATTCACAGTAGAGAGAAGCCATTTGGGTGTGATCAGTGCAGCATGAAGTTTATTCAGAAGTACCATATGGAGAGACACAAGAGGACACATAGTGGAGAAAAGCCATATAAGTGTGACACTTGCCAACAGTATTTTTCAAGGACTGATAGATTGTTGAAGCACAGGCGCACCTGTGGTGAGGTCATAGTTAAAGGAGCCACTAGTGCAGAACCTGGGTCATCAAACCATAACAATCTGGGTAACCTGGCTGTGTTGTCTCAGGGAAATACAAGTTCTTCTAGGAGAAAAACGAAGTCAAAAAACATAGCTATTGAAAATAAGGAACAGAAGACCGGTAAAACAAATGAATCacaaatttcaaataatataagCATGCAGAGTTACTCTGTAGAGATGCCTACTGTGTCTTCCAGTGGAGGCATAATTGGCACTGGAATAGATGAACTGCAGAAAAGGGTGCCAAAATTGATCTTtaagaaaggaagcagaaagaataCAGATAAAAACTACCTTAATTTTGTGTCACCATTACCAGACATAGTTGGACAGAAATCCTTGTCTGGAAAACCAAGTGGCTCACTTGGCATAGTATCGAATAATAGTGTGGAGACCATTGGTCTTCTCCAAAGTACAAGTGGCAAACAAGGTCAAATAAGTAGTAATTATGATGATGCCATgcagttttcaaagaaaagaagatatttacCAACTGCCAGCAGCAACAGTGCCTTTTCTATAAACGTAGGACACATGGTCTCCCAACAGTCTGTCATTCAGTCTGCAGGTGTCAGTGTTTTGGACAGTGAGGCACCGTTGTCACTTATTGACTCCTCAGCTCTAAATGCTGAAATTAAGTCTTGTCATGACAAGTCTGGAATTCCTGATGAGGTTTTACAAAGTATTTTGGATCAATACTCCAACAAATCAGAGAGCCAGAAAGAGGATCCTTTCAATATTACAGAACCACGAGTGGATTTACACACCTCAGGAGAACACTCAGAATTGGTTCAAGAAGAAAATTTGAGCCCAGGCACCCAAACACCTTCAAATGATAAAGCAAGCATGTTGCAAGAATACTCCAAATACCTCCAACAGGCTTTTGAAAAATCCACTAATGCAAGTTTTACTCTTGGACACGGTTTCCAATTTGTCAGTTTGTCTTCACCTCTCCACAACCACACTttgtttccagaaaaacaaatatacactACATCTCCTTTGGAGTGTGGTTTCGGCCCATCTGTTACCTCAGTGTTGCCATCTTCATTGCCAAAGCCTCCTTTTGGGATGTTGTTTGGCTCGCAGCCAGGTCTTTATTTGTCTGCTTTGGATGCTACACATCAGCAGTTGACACCTTCCCAGGAGCTGGATGATCTGATAGATTCTCAGAAGAACTTAGAGACTTCGTCAGCCTTCCAGTCCTCATCTCAGAAATTGACTAGCCAGAAGGAACAGAAAAACTTAGAGTCCTCCACAGGCTTTCAGATTCCATCTCAGGAGTTAGCTAGCCAGATAGATCCTCAGAAAGACATAGAGCCTAGAACAACGTACCAGATTGAGAACTTTGCACAAGCGTTTGGTTCTCAGTTTAAGTCGGGCAGCAGGGTGCCAATGACCTTTATCACTAACTCTAATGGAGAAGTGGACCATAGAGTAAGGACTTCAGTGTCAGATTTCTCAGGGTATACAAATATGATGTCTGATGTAAGTGAGCCATGTAGTACAAGAGTAAAGACACCCACCAGTCAGAGTTACAGGTAA